A genomic window from Salvia hispanica cultivar TCC Black 2014 chromosome 5, UniMelb_Shisp_WGS_1.0, whole genome shotgun sequence includes:
- the LOC125187273 gene encoding probable steroid-binding protein 3: MKNLSPAELKAYDGSDPEKPIYVAVRGSIYDVTTGKSFYGPGGAYAVFAGKDASRALAKMSKDESDVVPDLDGLTDKELGVLADWEKKFQAKYPVVGTVTYN; encoded by the coding sequence ATGAAGAATCTCTCTCCGGCCGAGCTCAAAGCCTACGACGGCTCCGATCCGGAGAAGCCTATCTACGTGGCCGTCCGCGGCAGCATCTACGACGTCACCACCGGCAAATCCTTCTACGGCCCCGGCGGCGCCTACGCCGTCTTCGCCGGCAAGGACGCCAGCCGCGCCCTCGCCAAGATGAGCAAGGACGAGAGCGACGTCGTTCCTGACCTCGACGGCCTCACCGACAAGGAGCTCGGCGTTCTCGCCGACTGGGAGAAGAAGTTCCAGGCCAAGTACCCCGTCGTCGGCACCGTCacctataattaa
- the LOC125187159 gene encoding mediator of RNA polymerase II transcription subunit 30, whose protein sequence is MEEKYSTMSSSPTSSNYTHKTTQELAAEGQKHLEETIQSAFLILSAMNDELCNAALWSNTPSSASAAPPPGAANPAAASMSNGHRDVSSDSSASSSASQSHAQHHNNSFEIGGGALDEARLQYKASVASLRSVLLAISNAQKVQSSESVLTTSGPVSDQTEIEKLEEKASILRTELAEKNKYLKILIDQLRGLLSDISTWQSPCTV, encoded by the exons ATGGAAGAGAAGTACTCAACGATGAGTTCCTCTCCAACATCCAGCAATTACACTCACAAGACCACGCAAGAGCTCGCCGCCGAAGGCCAGAAGCACCTCGAGGAGACGATCCAATCCGCCTTCTTAATCCTCTCCGCCATGAACGACGAGCTCTGCAACGCCGCGCTCTGGTCGAACACGCCGTCCTCCGCCTCTGCCGCGCCTCCTCCTGGCGCCGCGAATCCCGCCGCTGCTAGCATGAGTAACGGCCACCGCGACGTGTCGTCGGACTCTTCCGCGTCTTCCTCCGCGTCGCAGTCCCACGCTCAGCATCACAATAATAGCTTCGAGATCGGCGGCGGAGCGCTCGACGAAGCTAGGCTGCAGTATAAGGCCTCCGTCGCGTCGCTGCGTTCAGTCCTCCTCGCTATTTCGAACGCGCAGAAG GTTCAATCATCTGAATCCGTTTTGACCACTTCAGGGCCGGTGTCCGATCAAACAGAAATAGAGAAGCTTGAAGAGAAAGCCTCTATCTTAAGAACG GAACTTGCAGAGAAGAATAAGTATCTCAAGATTCTGATCGACCAGCTTCGCGGCCTGCTCAGCGATATATCCACGTGGCAAAGTCCTTGCACGGTATGA
- the LOC125187477 gene encoding enhancer of rudimentary homolog, whose amino-acid sequence MSNKHTIILMQTSQHRATRTFMDYESITQAMDGICGLYERKLKELNPAIRNITYDISDLYNFIDGLGDLSALVYDHSIQAYLPYDRQWIKQKTLQHLKKLAQ is encoded by the exons ATG TCTAATAAGCATACCATTATTCTGATGCAAACATCCCAACACAGAGCAACCCGCACGTTCATGGACTACGAGTCGATCACCCAAGCAATGGATG GAATCTGCGGGCTATATGAACGAAAACTGAAGGAGCTTAATCCAGCCATAAGAAATATCACATACGATATCTCAGATCTCTACAATTTCATTGATGGCCTTGGTGATTTGAGTGCATTAGT CTACGACCACTCCATCCAGGCTTATCTTCCATATGACCGACAATGGATCAAGCAGAAAACACTGCAGCACTTGAAGAAACTGGCTCAGTGA
- the LOC125188483 gene encoding probable protein phosphatase 2C 60, which produces MGAHLSIPKTEKSSEDGENDRVRFGLSAMQGWRVNMGDAHAAIPYLDNSRSFFGVYDGYLGGEVAKFCAQFLHQQVPKQEEYSAGDVGAALRKSFLRMDELMTGQRGWRELAIIGCRLTSHDILEEGATWSPIRDPDNWTEEGPHSDFKGPHSGSTACVAVIGENQLVVANAGDSLCVISRNGQARELSVDHKPILPAESERIIRAGGFVRGGRVEGYLDVSRAIGCVNFKSSIYLPPEEQMVIADPEVKTVELTDEDEFIVVATDGIWDCMPSQEVVDFIHEQLQHESKLSLVCEKVLDRCLAPTTNAGNGCDNMTMILIQLKKPEQSGEPSGMKSPASEEKHPRS; this is translated from the exons ATGGGGGCGCACCTCAGTATTCCGAAAACGGAGAAGTCATCTGAAGATGGTGAAAACGATAGAGTTAGGTTTGGTCTATCAGCCATGCAAGGATGGCGTGTCAATATGGGGGATGCT CATGCTGCAATTCCATATTTGGATAACAGTAGATCATTCTTTGGTGTTTACGACGGTTATCTAG GTGGTGAGGTTGCCAAATTCTGTGCTCAGTTCCTGCACCAGCAAGTGCCGAAACAGGAAGAATATTCAGCTGGAGATGTCGGGGCAGCTCTCCGGAAATCTTTCCTCAG GATGGATGAACTGATGACCGGACAAAGAGGCTGGAGGGAGTTGGCTATCATCGGATGTAGACTAACCAGCCATGATATCCTCGAAGAGGGTGCGACATGGTCTCCAATACGTGACCCCGACAATTGGACAGAGGAG GGACCACACTCTGATTTCAAAGGACCACATTCTGGAAGTACTGCTTGTGTTGCAGTCATCGGGGAGAATCAACTTGTTGTTGCCAATGCAGGTGATTCGCTCTGCGTCATTTCTAGGAACGGTCAG GCACGCGAGCTGTCAGTAGACCATAAACCCATACTGCCGGCTGAGAGTGAAAGAATTATAAGAGCAGGAGGATTTGTCCGCGGGGGGCGTGTGGAAGGCTATTTGGATGTTTCAAGAGCTATAG GCTGTGTGAATTTCAAGAGTAGCATATATTTACCTCCAGAAGAGCAAATGGTCATTGCTGATCCAGAAGTTAAAACA GTTGAATTGACAGACGAGGATGAGTTCATTGTGGTTGCCACTGATGGCATTTG GGATTGCATGCCGAGCCAGGAGGTTGTGGATTTCATACACGAACAGCTGCAACAT GAGAGTAAGCTCTCGTTGGTGTGCGAAAAAGTACTCGACCGGTGCTTGGCGCCTACTACTAACGCAGGCAATGGCTGCGACAACATGACCATGATACTGATCCAGCTCAAGAAACCCGAACAGTCGGGCGAGCCTTCGGGCATGAAATCCCCGGCTTCTGAAGAAAAGCACCCTCGGAGTTAA
- the LOC125188479 gene encoding uncharacterized protein LOC125188479 isoform X2 — protein sequence MGALLSIPKTEKSSEDGENDRVRFGLSAMQGWRANMGDADLVLSGFKRNPEGFPIHVGFFCVGDALFMVGGMTEKLEPTNGLWSALPPSDGSLSECWTLCPATMKVKRSVPILVPLHDGRIFICGGTNEREGWAEIYDPKKGEFEGMNLPRMEYPRAPVEDDRIFIRGGICEEEGWGEIYNKGNGKFDCPHPISIFQWTDQVVMLYYHHMLYSKRKYHKPCQPSLLSYNIAEQRWEIFADNLPPPLYDHGKRNLVYVGGDILFIIDFARTWFVYDLSSRKEAGEVFVKGKPTREHVPVKAAFYSGNKDIKSTSWVVYIFMPMLNNYCDLGYAKVNVVQGWGGDYFATFQMMGVLRVGPFHHIYIFAENDKKGEESILSSSSVSQKKVQQEVDSVESFLQSLGLDKYSITFQAEEVDMEALLEMSNEDLKAMGIPMGPRKKILLGLESKRYY from the exons ATGGGGGCGCTCCTCAGTATTCCGAAAACGGAGAAATCATCTGAAGATGGTGAAAACGATAGAGTTAGGTTTGGTCTATCAGCCATGCAAGGATGGCGTGCCAATATGGGGGATGCT GATCTTGTATTATCcggatttaaaagaaatccggAAGGCTTTCCGATTCATGTTGGATTTTTCTGTGTGGGTGATGCCTTGTTCATGGTTGGAGGCATGACGGAAAAGCTGGAACCAACAAATGGATTGTGGTCTGCACTGCCACCATCTGATGGTTCTCTTAGTGAGTGTTGGACTCTTTGCCCCGCTACTATGAAGGTAAAGCGATCTGTCCCCATTCTTGTCCCGTTGCATGATGGCAGGATATTCATCTGCGGTGGCACTAATGAACGAGAAGGTTGGGCTGAGATCTACGACCCAAAGAAAGGCGAGTTTGAGGGTATGAACTTGCCTCGCATGGAATATCCTCGTGCCCCAGTGGAGGATGACAGGATATTCATCCGCGGGGGCATTTGTGAAGAAGAAGGTTGGGGTGAGATCTACAACAAGGGTAATGGCAAGTTCGATTGTCCCCATCCTATCTCTATCTTTCAGTGGACCGACCAAGTTGTTATGTTATACTATCACCACATGCTTTACAGCAAAAGGAAATATCACAAACCATGTCAACCATCTCTCCTCTCTTACAACATTGCTGAACAACGATGGGAAATTTTTGCGGACAACCTCCCTCCACCATTATATGACCATGGAAAGAGGAACCTGGTCTATGTGGGGGGCGACATTCTATTCATTATCGACTTTGCACGTACTTGGTTCGTCTACGATCTGTCCTCCAGAAAGGAGGCAGGGGAAGTGTTCGTGAAGGGGAAGCCTACGCGTGAGCATGTGCCAGTGAAGGCAGCTTTCTATTCCGGCAACAAAGATATTAAAAGTACTAGTTGGGTTGTCTACATATTCATGCCCATGCTCAATAACTACTGTGATCTTGGATATGCCAAGGTCAATGTCGTCCAAGGTTGGGGCGGGGATTACTTTGCTACATTTCAAATGATGGGTGTCCTGAGAGTCGGTCCCTTTCATCACATTTATAT CTTTGCTGAGAACGACAAGAAAGGGGAAGAGAGTATCTTGTCTTCTTCCTCTGTATCACAGAAAAAGGTTCAGCAGGAG GTCGATTCTGTGGAAAGTTTCTTGCAGTCGCTGGGTCTCGATAAGTATTCGATTACATTTCAGGCTGAAGAA GTTGATATGGAAGCTCTGTTAGAAATGAGTAATGAAGATCTTAAAGCAATGGGAATTCCAATG GGTCCAAGAAAAAAGATACTTCTGGGATTGGAGTCGAAGCGTTATTACTGA
- the LOC125188479 gene encoding uncharacterized protein LOC125188479 isoform X1, translated as MGALLSIPKTEKSSEDGENDRVRFGLSAMQGWRANMGDAHMEGSSRFRMLWTTVDDDIYYHSFDKLGLKDCNDQDLVLSGFKRNPEGFPIHVGFFCVGDALFMVGGMTEKLEPTNGLWSALPPSDGSLSECWTLCPATMKVKRSVPILVPLHDGRIFICGGTNEREGWAEIYDPKKGEFEGMNLPRMEYPRAPVEDDRIFIRGGICEEEGWGEIYNKGNGKFDCPHPISIFQWTDQVVMLYYHHMLYSKRKYHKPCQPSLLSYNIAEQRWEIFADNLPPPLYDHGKRNLVYVGGDILFIIDFARTWFVYDLSSRKEAGEVFVKGKPTREHVPVKAAFYSGNKDIKSTSWVVYIFMPMLNNYCDLGYAKVNVVQGWGGDYFATFQMMGVLRVGPFHHIYIFAENDKKGEESILSSSSVSQKKVQQEVDSVESFLQSLGLDKYSITFQAEEVDMEALLEMSNEDLKAMGIPMGPRKKILLGLESKRYY; from the exons ATGGGGGCGCTCCTCAGTATTCCGAAAACGGAGAAATCATCTGAAGATGGTGAAAACGATAGAGTTAGGTTTGGTCTATCAGCCATGCAAGGATGGCGTGCCAATATGGGGGATGCT CATATGGAGGGCAGTTCACGCTTCAGGATGCTTTGGACTACCGTTGATGATGATATCTACTATCATAGTTTTGACAAGTTGGGTCTAAAGGATTGTAATGATCAGGATCTTGTATTATCcggatttaaaagaaatccggAAGGCTTTCCGATTCATGTTGGATTTTTCTGTGTGGGTGATGCCTTGTTCATGGTTGGAGGCATGACGGAAAAGCTGGAACCAACAAATGGATTGTGGTCTGCACTGCCACCATCTGATGGTTCTCTTAGTGAGTGTTGGACTCTTTGCCCCGCTACTATGAAGGTAAAGCGATCTGTCCCCATTCTTGTCCCGTTGCATGATGGCAGGATATTCATCTGCGGTGGCACTAATGAACGAGAAGGTTGGGCTGAGATCTACGACCCAAAGAAAGGCGAGTTTGAGGGTATGAACTTGCCTCGCATGGAATATCCTCGTGCCCCAGTGGAGGATGACAGGATATTCATCCGCGGGGGCATTTGTGAAGAAGAAGGTTGGGGTGAGATCTACAACAAGGGTAATGGCAAGTTCGATTGTCCCCATCCTATCTCTATCTTTCAGTGGACCGACCAAGTTGTTATGTTATACTATCACCACATGCTTTACAGCAAAAGGAAATATCACAAACCATGTCAACCATCTCTCCTCTCTTACAACATTGCTGAACAACGATGGGAAATTTTTGCGGACAACCTCCCTCCACCATTATATGACCATGGAAAGAGGAACCTGGTCTATGTGGGGGGCGACATTCTATTCATTATCGACTTTGCACGTACTTGGTTCGTCTACGATCTGTCCTCCAGAAAGGAGGCAGGGGAAGTGTTCGTGAAGGGGAAGCCTACGCGTGAGCATGTGCCAGTGAAGGCAGCTTTCTATTCCGGCAACAAAGATATTAAAAGTACTAGTTGGGTTGTCTACATATTCATGCCCATGCTCAATAACTACTGTGATCTTGGATATGCCAAGGTCAATGTCGTCCAAGGTTGGGGCGGGGATTACTTTGCTACATTTCAAATGATGGGTGTCCTGAGAGTCGGTCCCTTTCATCACATTTATAT CTTTGCTGAGAACGACAAGAAAGGGGAAGAGAGTATCTTGTCTTCTTCCTCTGTATCACAGAAAAAGGTTCAGCAGGAG GTCGATTCTGTGGAAAGTTTCTTGCAGTCGCTGGGTCTCGATAAGTATTCGATTACATTTCAGGCTGAAGAA GTTGATATGGAAGCTCTGTTAGAAATGAGTAATGAAGATCTTAAAGCAATGGGAATTCCAATG GGTCCAAGAAAAAAGATACTTCTGGGATTGGAGTCGAAGCGTTATTACTGA
- the LOC125188481 gene encoding probable protein phosphatase 2C 21 isoform X1, whose translation MGASHSTPKTEKSSEDGENDRLRFGLAAMQGWRATMDDAHAAIPNLDNTRSLFGVYDGYRGDEVAKFCAKFLHQQVLKQEEYSAGDVGTALRKAFLRMDEMMTGQRGWRELVILGDKLHMFDGLMECLIFATRHGAEADEWTEEGPHSNFRGPYSGSTACVAVIGENQLVVANAGDSRCVISRNGQALELSVDHRPILPVERERIIRGGGYVRWGRVQGYLDISRAIGGVEFKSIINLPPEEQMVTADPEVKTVEFTDKDEFIVIATDGICLPLRDSMSSQEVVEFIHKQLQQESKLSSVCEKVLDWCLAPTDRVGDGCDNMTMILIQLKKPVQSGEPSGMRSPDPKSSSQAS comes from the exons ATGGGAGCGTCCCACAGTACTCCGAAAACGGAGAAATCATCTGAAGATGGTGAAAATGATAGACTTAGATTTGGTCTAGCAGCCATGCAAGGATGGCGTGCTACTATGGATGATGCT CATGCTGCAATTCCGAATTTGGACAACACCAGATCATTATTTGGTGTTTACGACGGTTATAGAG GTGATGAGGTTGCCAAATTCTGTGCTAAGTTCCTGCACCAGCAAGTGCTGAAACAAGAAGAATATTCAGCTGGTGATGTCGGAACAGCCCTTCGGAAAGCTTTCCTCAG GATGGATGAAATGATGACCGGACAGAGAGGCTGGAGGGAGTTGGTTATCCTTGGAGATAAACTACATATGTTTGATGGTCTGATGGAATGTCTGATATTCGCTACAAGACATGGCGCTGAAGCTGACGAATGGACAGAGGAG GGACCACACTCTAATTTCCGAGGACCATATTCTGGAAGTACTGCTTGTGTTGCAGTCATCGGGGAGAACCAACTTGTTGTTGCCAATGCAGGTGATTCGCGCTGTGTCATTTCTAGGAACGGTCAG GCACTCGAGCTGTCAGTAGACCATAGACCCATACTGCCGGTTGAGAGGGAAAGAATTATAAGAGGAGGAGGATATGTCCGCTGGGGGCGTGTGCAAGGATATTTGGATATTTCAAGAGCCATAG GTGGTGTGGAATTCAAGAGTATCATAAATTTACCTCCAGAAGAGCAAATGGTCACTGCTGATCCAGAAGTTAAAACA GTTGAGTTTACAGACAAGGATGAGTTCATCGTAATTGCCACTGATGGCATTTG TCTGCCTCTCAGGGATAGCATGTCGAGCCAAGAGGTTGTGGAGTTCATACACAAGCAGCTGCAACAA GAGAGTAAGCTCTCGTCGGTGTGCGAAAAAGTACTCGACTGGTGCTTGGCACCTACTGACAGAGTAGGCGATGGCTGCGACAACATGACCATGATACTGATCCAGCTCAAGAAGCCCGTACAGTCGGGCGAGCCTTCGGGCATGAGATCCCCGGATCCCAAGTCATCGTCCCAAGCCTCTTGA
- the LOC125188481 gene encoding probable protein phosphatase 2C 21 isoform X2, producing MGASHSTPKTEKSSEDGENDRLRFGLAAMQGWRATMDDAHAAIPNLDNTRSLFGVYDGYRGDEVAKFCAKFLHQQVLKQEEYSAGDVGTALRKAFLRMDEMMTGQRGWRELVILGDKLHMFDGLMECLIFATRHGAEADEWTEEGPHSNFRGPYSGSTACVAVIGENQLVVANAGDSRCVISRNGQALELSVDHRPILPVERERIIRGGGYVRWGRVQGYLDISRAIGGVEFKSIINLPPEEQMVTADPEVKTVEFTDKDEFIVIATDGIWDSMSSQEVVEFIHKQLQQESKLSSVCEKVLDWCLAPTDRVGDGCDNMTMILIQLKKPVQSGEPSGMRSPDPKSSSQAS from the exons ATGGGAGCGTCCCACAGTACTCCGAAAACGGAGAAATCATCTGAAGATGGTGAAAATGATAGACTTAGATTTGGTCTAGCAGCCATGCAAGGATGGCGTGCTACTATGGATGATGCT CATGCTGCAATTCCGAATTTGGACAACACCAGATCATTATTTGGTGTTTACGACGGTTATAGAG GTGATGAGGTTGCCAAATTCTGTGCTAAGTTCCTGCACCAGCAAGTGCTGAAACAAGAAGAATATTCAGCTGGTGATGTCGGAACAGCCCTTCGGAAAGCTTTCCTCAG GATGGATGAAATGATGACCGGACAGAGAGGCTGGAGGGAGTTGGTTATCCTTGGAGATAAACTACATATGTTTGATGGTCTGATGGAATGTCTGATATTCGCTACAAGACATGGCGCTGAAGCTGACGAATGGACAGAGGAG GGACCACACTCTAATTTCCGAGGACCATATTCTGGAAGTACTGCTTGTGTTGCAGTCATCGGGGAGAACCAACTTGTTGTTGCCAATGCAGGTGATTCGCGCTGTGTCATTTCTAGGAACGGTCAG GCACTCGAGCTGTCAGTAGACCATAGACCCATACTGCCGGTTGAGAGGGAAAGAATTATAAGAGGAGGAGGATATGTCCGCTGGGGGCGTGTGCAAGGATATTTGGATATTTCAAGAGCCATAG GTGGTGTGGAATTCAAGAGTATCATAAATTTACCTCCAGAAGAGCAAATGGTCACTGCTGATCCAGAAGTTAAAACA GTTGAGTTTACAGACAAGGATGAGTTCATCGTAATTGCCACTGATGGCATTTG GGATAGCATGTCGAGCCAAGAGGTTGTGGAGTTCATACACAAGCAGCTGCAACAA GAGAGTAAGCTCTCGTCGGTGTGCGAAAAAGTACTCGACTGGTGCTTGGCACCTACTGACAGAGTAGGCGATGGCTGCGACAACATGACCATGATACTGATCCAGCTCAAGAAGCCCGTACAGTCGGGCGAGCCTTCGGGCATGAGATCCCCGGATCCCAAGTCATCGTCCCAAGCCTCTTGA
- the LOC125188484 gene encoding nucleoid-associated protein At4g30620, chloroplastic-like produces the protein MAMSPTAALAAQFPSSSSFSSCKRHPNSNIVNFPSLLSQTGRARRSLSVRGLFGGKKDNNDKGDEGNKAGFMGNMQNLYETVKKAQMVVQVEAVRVQKELAAAEFDGYCQDELIKATLSGNQQPVRIEITDAAMELGAEKLSLLVTEAYKDAHQKSVEAMKERMSNLAQSLGMPGGMPQGLGDSLK, from the exons ATGGCGATGTCTCCAACTGCAGCTCTTGCTGCTCAATTCCCCTCTTCCTCTTCGTTCTCTTCGT GTAAGAGACATCCGAACTCcaatattgttaattttccGAGTTTGTTAAGTCAAACTGGAAGGGCTAGAAGATCTCTTAGTGTGCGTGGTTTATTTGGCGGAAAGAAGGATAACAATGACAAGGGTGATGAAGGTAACAAG GCAGGATTTATGGgaaatatgcaaaatttatACGAAACCGTAAAGAAGGCACAGATGGTTGTCCAAGTTGAGGCAGTACGAGTGCAAAAAGAACTTGCTGC AGCTGAATTCGATGGCTATTGTCAAGACGAGCTAATTAAG GCAACACTCTCTGGGAATCAACAGCCTGTCCGCATTGAGATAACAGATGCTGCAATGGAGTTGGGAGCTGAG AAACTCTCTCTTCTAGTGACGGAGGCATACAAGGACGCGCACCAGAAGAGCGTGGAG GCCATGAAAGAGAGAATGAGCAATCTTGCTCAGAGCTTAGGCATGCCAGGAGGAATGCCACAGGGTTTAGGCGACAGTCTCAAGTAA
- the LOC125188478 gene encoding transmembrane 9 superfamily member 8-like has protein sequence MERALNSIRAVLITAVICIVLFSDDARSFYLPGVAPEDFEKGDSLSVKVNKLTSIKTQLPYSYYSIPYCRPNTIIDSRENLGEVLRGDRIENSRYVFRMREPQLCNVLCRVELDPKSSKAFKEKIEDEYRVNMILDNLPLVVPIPRSEQEGPPIYQLGFYVGLKGQYAGSKEEKYFLHNHLNFVVKYHKDPQTYTSRIVGFEVTPFSVKHEYEGKWTENTRLATCDPHAQRIVTSSSSPQEVEDKQEVIFTYDVTFQESDVKWAMRWDTYLLMADDQIHWFSIVNSLMIVLFLSGMVAMIMLRTLYRDISRYNELETHEEAQEETGWKLVHADVFRTPSNSDLLCVYVGTGVQFLGMVVVTMIFAVLGFLSPSNRGGLMTAMLLLWAFMGIFAGYAAARLYKMFKGTEWNKIAVNTAVFFPATAFALFFVLNALIWGEKSSGAVPFGTMFALVFLWFGISVPLVFLGSYIGFKKPAIEDPVKTNKIQRQIPEQAWYMNPIFSILIGGILPFGAVFIELFFILSSIWLNQFYYIFGFLLIVFVILLITCAEITVVLCYFQLCSEDYLWWWRSYLTAGSSALYLFLYAVFYFFTKLDITKPVSGALYFGYMLIASYAFFVLTGAIGFYACFWFTRLIYSSVKID, from the exons ATGGAAAGAGCTCTCAATTCAATTCGCGCAGTTCTAATCACCGCGGTGATCTGCATTGTTCTCTTCTCCGATGATGCGCGGAGTTTCTATCTACCTGGCGTAGCTCCTGAAGACTTCGAAAAG GGGGATTCATTGAGCGTGAAAGTGAACAAATTGACGTCCATAAAGACTCAGCTACCTTATTCGTACTATTCTATCCCTTACTGCCGCCCAAATACTATAATCGACAGTAGAGAGAATCTTGGAGAAGTACTTCGTGGAGATCGAATTGAGAACTCCCGTTATGTG TTTCGGATGAGGGAGCCACAGTTGTGCAACGTACTTTGTCGAGTTGAACTAGATCCCAAGTCTTCAAAAGCATTCaaggaaaaaattgaagatgaaTACCGTGTCAACAT GATCTTAGACAATCTTCCTTTGGTTGTACCGATTCCTAGATCGGAGCAAGAAGGTCCTCCGATCTATCAGCTGGGCTTCTACGTAGGGCTGAAAGGGCAATATGCAGGC AGCAAGGAAGAAAAGTATTTTCTCCACAACCACTTGAATTTTGTCGTCAAGTATCACAAGGATCCACAAACCTATACATCAAGGATTGTAGGGTTTGAAGTCACACCATTTAG TGTCAAGCACGAATATGAAGGAAAATGGACAGAAAACACACGGCTAGCGACATGTGATCCACACGCCCAACGCATCGTTACCTCTTCAAGCTCACCACAAGAGGTTGAAGATAAGCAAGAAGTTATATTCACTTATGATGTCACATTTCAG GAAAGCGACGTGAAATGGGCGATGAGATGGGACACGTATCTCCTAATGGCCGACGATCAGATCCACTGGTTCTCCATAGTGAATTCTCTGATGATCGTCCTCTTCCTCTCGGGTATGGTCGCGATGATAATGCTCCGAACACTTTACCGAGACATATCCCGGTACAACGAGCTCGAGACCCACGAGGAGGCCCAGGAGGAAACCGGATGGAAACTAGTACACGCGGACGTGTTCAGGACCCCCAGCAACTCGGATCTCCTCTGCGTCTACGTAGGAACAGGCGTGCAGTTTCTCGGAATGGTCGTCGTCACCATGATCTTTGCCGTCCTCGGATTCCTCTCACCTTCAAACCGAGGCGGCCTGATGACAGCCATGCTACTCCTATGGGCTTTCATGGGGATCTTTGCCGGCTACGCCGCCGCCCGTCTCTACAAAATGTTCAAAGGGACAGAGTGGAACAAGATCGCCGTGAATACAGCTGTCTTCTTCCCAGCCACGGCGTTTGCCCTCTTTTTCGTCCTCAACGCCCTCATCTGGGGCGAGAAGTCGTCCGGGGCGGTCCCATTTGGGACGATGTTCGCTCTCGTCTTCCTTTGGTTTGGCATCTCCGTCCCACTCGTCTTCCTCGGAAGCTACATAGGGTTCAAGAAGCCGGCGATCGAGGACCCCGTGAAGACGAACAAGATCCAGAGGCAGATCCCGGAGCAGGCATGGTACATGAACCCGATCTTCTCAATCCTGATCGGGGGCATCCTCCCGTTCGGGGCGGTGTTCATTGAGCTCTTCTTCATACTGAGCTCCATATGGCTGAACCAGTTCTACTATATCTTCGGGTTCCTCCTCATCGTCTTTGTCATCCTCCTCATCACGTGTGCCGAAATCACAGTGGTGCTCTGCTACTTCCAGCTGTGCAGCGAGGACTACCTGTGGTGGTGGCGGTCGTACCTGACAGCGGGATCATCGGCGCTGTACCTCTTCTTGTATGCAGTGTTCTACTTCTTCACGAAGCTCGACATCACGAAGCCGGTGTCAGGGGCGCTCTACTTCGGGTACATGCTGATTGCCTCGTACGCCTTCTTCGTGCTGACTGGGGCCATCGGCTTCTACGCTTGCTTCTGGTTTACGAGGCTCATCTATTCTTCTGTCAAGATTGATTGA